A stretch of Treponema vincentii F0403 DNA encodes these proteins:
- a CDS encoding DUF438 domain-containing protein produces MKQSLAGIDEAKMKTVIQLKNDYNTGKISLADAKRILKEKVGTLKPYEIALAEQELKEFDENECQKEDIQKMLELFEDVMDTSRPDLPDDHPIMCYYRENDALKKILFEIEDLVQYPLIKNQWLELYDRLDQFRIHLSRKQNQLYPILEKKGFDRPTTTMWTLDNFIRDEIRDARKLLEDDSDDQFIAVQPSIVADVRDLLQKEEAILYPTSLAMISDKEFEEMKSGDREIGFAWINGNGTNEANDKSGSGQAVQTAQASSAQTSSLTEDLAAVLRKHGLNAGGSSVFDVATGKLTLEQINLIYRHLPVDLSYVDENETVCFYSDTEHRVFPRSKNVIGRNVKNCHPRASVHIVEEIIEKFRSGEQDSAEFWINKPGIFIYILYIAVRDENGKFRGILEMMQDCTHIRSLTDSQTLLTWKKGGKVNGQTVIQEHPTESGNGNTAEVHTSGTKNPHGNHGNKKLTAADITAETFLKDIFADYPALKDQMEEISPKFKMLKTPLARIMLPKATIAIASERTGVELNTLIEEIKRRIGK; encoded by the coding sequence ATGAAACAGTCTTTAGCCGGAATAGATGAAGCAAAAATGAAGACAGTTATTCAGCTGAAGAATGATTATAATACAGGAAAAATCAGTTTAGCGGATGCCAAACGGATATTGAAAGAGAAGGTCGGCACTCTCAAGCCGTATGAGATTGCCCTCGCAGAGCAGGAACTTAAAGAGTTTGACGAAAATGAATGTCAAAAAGAAGACATTCAGAAAATGCTCGAACTCTTTGAAGATGTTATGGATACAAGCCGTCCTGACTTGCCCGATGATCATCCTATTATGTGCTATTACCGCGAAAACGATGCGCTGAAAAAAATCCTTTTTGAAATTGAAGATCTTGTGCAATATCCGCTTATCAAAAATCAATGGCTCGAATTATATGACCGGCTGGATCAGTTCAGGATACACCTATCCCGTAAACAAAATCAACTCTATCCCATTTTGGAAAAGAAAGGATTTGACCGGCCCACCACAACGATGTGGACATTGGATAATTTTATCCGCGATGAGATCCGCGACGCGCGTAAACTGCTTGAAGATGATTCCGATGACCAATTTATCGCGGTACAGCCTTCGATTGTCGCCGATGTTCGTGATTTACTCCAAAAAGAAGAAGCGATTTTATATCCCACTTCACTTGCGATGATCAGCGATAAAGAATTTGAGGAGATGAAATCCGGCGATCGGGAAATCGGCTTTGCATGGATAAACGGCAACGGAACAAATGAGGCAAATGATAAAAGCGGTTCCGGGCAAGCGGTACAAACTGCGCAGGCATCTTCTGCGCAGACTTCTTCGTTAACGGAAGATTTAGCCGCGGTGTTACGCAAACACGGTTTGAATGCCGGCGGCAGTTCGGTTTTCGATGTTGCAACAGGTAAGCTGACGCTTGAACAAATCAACTTGATTTATCGGCATCTGCCCGTCGATCTTTCGTATGTAGATGAAAATGAAACGGTCTGTTTTTATTCCGACACGGAGCACCGTGTATTCCCGCGCAGCAAAAACGTTATCGGACGAAATGTTAAAAACTGCCATCCGCGGGCGAGTGTTCATATCGTAGAAGAGATTATCGAAAAATTCAGATCGGGTGAACAAGACTCCGCAGAATTTTGGATCAATAAACCCGGAATCTTTATCTACATTTTGTACATCGCCGTCCGCGACGAAAACGGAAAATTCCGCGGTATCCTCGAAATGATGCAGGACTGTACCCATATCCGCAGCCTTACGGATTCGCAAACGCTGCTTACGTGGAAAAAAGGAGGCAAGGTAAACGGTCAAACCGTTATCCAAGAACATCCCACCGAATCCGGTAACGGAAATACAGCTGAGGTACATACATCGGGTACCAAAAATCCGCACGGGAATCATGGGAATAAAAAACTCACCGCAGCGGACATTACAGCCGAAACATTTTTAAAAGATATTTTTGCAGATTACCCCGCATTAAAGGATCAAATGGAAGAAATCAGTCCCAAGTTTAAAATGCTGAAAACGCCGCTTGCACGGATCATGCTGCCTAAGGCGACAATCGCCATCGCAAGTGAACGCACCGGTGTCGAACTGAATACTTTAATTGAAGAAATAAAGAGGCGGATCGGAAAATAA
- a CDS encoding type II toxin-antitoxin system YafQ family toxin: MLNVRYTVQFKKDYKLAVKRGYNPKELEKVIDLLKTGEPLPQIYKDHPLSGEWKNYRDCHIRPDWILIYRVIEDSLILELSRTGTHSDLFKK; the protein is encoded by the coding sequence ATGCTTAATGTTCGATATACGGTCCAGTTTAAAAAAGATTATAAGCTTGCCGTTAAGCGAGGCTATAATCCTAAAGAGCTTGAAAAAGTAATCGATTTATTAAAAACGGGAGAACCGCTGCCTCAGATATACAAAGACCATCCGCTTTCCGGTGAGTGGAAAAATTATCGCGACTGCCATATCCGTCCTGACTGGATATTGATTTATAGAGTAATTGAAGATTCTCTCATTCTTGAGTTAAGCAGAACCGGTACTCACAGCGACTTATTTAAAAAATAA
- a CDS encoding 5'-nucleotidase C-terminal domain-containing protein produces MLFPSCKTTEPAPAAVPKQYTAIEAKAPANQVDVLLFNDFHGNVAEDTRPGKGRNAGMAKLLGYMHTAQRENPNTIIVSGGDNYQGTAISNLTYGAPVSAMMKAMGVPVCAVGNHEFDWGVSHMNQWQKEGGFTFLAANIVDKNTKKPVSWAKPYMIITKGGYKIAFVGLAHPDTVHLVKAEHVSGLEFTDPVEAGQQWVDYLLAGKAKEGKPDAIITLTHIDSDQKGEEISGNAVKLTQIKGLDAVLSAHSHRTVAGVVNGMPIMQAYCHGKAVGKLSITFDANKKITSITPAVDEIGSHKTDIIVDEEGIAIYDRYNADLKPILSEVIGTAAGEFTHNRSEKGSNTLLGAWAAEVQRKVGKADIAIQNGGGLRRTLAAGDITIGDMYEIMPFDNFLVTFDLTGAEIKKAIDHGIMNPNITDGQFAGLRVEYDGTKPFENRVTSIALSDGTPLDMNKSYKVVVNDFMFPGGDKYDFSKATNVVETYIPIRDALIDEIKAAKTITPKAPDYIKDISK; encoded by the coding sequence ATGCTGTTCCCGTCGTGTAAAACAACCGAACCCGCTCCTGCAGCTGTACCTAAACAATATACAGCTATTGAAGCCAAAGCACCTGCCAATCAGGTAGATGTTCTATTATTTAACGACTTCCACGGCAATGTCGCGGAAGATACCCGTCCCGGCAAAGGAAGAAACGCCGGTATGGCAAAGCTGCTCGGCTATATGCACACAGCTCAAAGGGAAAATCCGAATACGATCATCGTATCCGGCGGCGATAACTATCAAGGTACCGCTATTTCCAATTTGACGTACGGTGCACCGGTTTCCGCAATGATGAAGGCTATGGGAGTCCCTGTATGCGCTGTCGGTAACCACGAGTTTGATTGGGGTGTAAGCCACATGAACCAGTGGCAAAAAGAGGGCGGATTTACCTTCTTAGCTGCAAATATCGTGGACAAAAACACCAAAAAACCTGTCTCTTGGGCAAAGCCGTACATGATTATCACCAAAGGCGGATACAAAATTGCGTTTGTCGGTTTAGCACATCCCGATACTGTCCATTTGGTAAAGGCCGAGCATGTCAGCGGTTTGGAATTTACCGATCCCGTCGAGGCAGGACAGCAATGGGTTGATTACCTGCTAGCAGGAAAGGCCAAAGAAGGAAAGCCGGACGCCATCATCACCTTAACCCATATCGATTCCGATCAAAAAGGTGAAGAAATAAGCGGAAATGCAGTTAAACTTACTCAAATCAAAGGATTGGATGCGGTTCTTTCAGCTCACAGCCACAGAACGGTAGCAGGTGTCGTAAACGGTATGCCGATTATGCAGGCCTATTGCCACGGTAAAGCAGTCGGAAAACTCAGTATTACTTTTGATGCAAATAAAAAAATTACGTCGATCACTCCTGCTGTCGATGAAATCGGCAGTCATAAAACAGATATCATAGTCGATGAAGAAGGTATTGCAATTTACGACAGATACAATGCCGATCTTAAACCGATTTTAAGTGAAGTGATTGGAACCGCTGCCGGGGAATTTACCCATAACCGAAGCGAAAAAGGCAGTAATACCCTGCTCGGCGCATGGGCGGCAGAAGTACAGCGCAAAGTTGGAAAGGCTGACATTGCTATTCAGAACGGAGGCGGATTACGCCGGACGCTTGCTGCAGGTGATATTACCATCGGCGATATGTACGAGATCATGCCGTTCGATAACTTCTTGGTTACGTTCGATCTTACCGGAGCAGAAATTAAAAAAGCGATTGACCACGGTATTATGAACCCCAACATCACGGACGGGCAGTTTGCCGGTCTTCGGGTTGAATACGACGGTACAAAACCCTTTGAAAACCGTGTTACTTCCATCGCATTATCCGACGGAACCCCGCTCGATATGAACAAATCGTATAAGGTTGTTGTCAACGACTTTATGTTCCCCGGCGGCGATAAATACGATTTCTCCAAGGCAACCAATGTAGTCGAAACATATATTCCGATTCGAGATGCCTTGATCGATGAAATTAAAGCGGCAAAAACCATTACGCCGAAAGCTCCGGATTACATCAAAGATATCAGCAAATAG
- the lgt gene encoding prolipoprotein diacylglyceryl transferase → MICAIQYPSWIKPEIIPGFPFLRWYGFMYLVAFTIAFVLFKVQVKKGELQRYAKSEKPITNEDIIDFFTWSLLGLMLGARIFATLVYEPTWLYWQKPWLIFWPFSEAREWTGLQGMSYHGGFIGCFLGAFLWTKRHKQDFFAWADTAAAGIPLGYTFGRIGNFFNGELYGRITASPIGMIFPSVPLHDCFPVKEEWVREFAAKAGVAIQEGAQYVNLPRHPSQLYEALFEGVLLWVVVWLVRNKKPFNGFLFCFYTIGYGFVRFFIEYFRQPDYELGFRIAAAADKANIYIFNSFKNISTGQIFCFMMIAGGLIGIALLARYNRKRKRG, encoded by the coding sequence ATGATTTGTGCTATTCAATATCCGTCGTGGATTAAACCCGAAATTATTCCGGGCTTTCCTTTTTTACGGTGGTACGGCTTTATGTACCTTGTCGCTTTTACGATAGCCTTTGTGCTGTTTAAGGTGCAGGTAAAAAAAGGGGAATTACAACGGTATGCAAAAAGTGAAAAGCCTATTACCAATGAAGATATCATCGATTTTTTTACATGGTCGCTTTTAGGATTGATGCTCGGTGCACGGATTTTTGCAACCCTCGTGTACGAACCGACATGGCTTTACTGGCAAAAACCGTGGCTGATCTTTTGGCCGTTTTCGGAAGCGCGGGAATGGACTGGTTTGCAAGGAATGTCATACCACGGAGGCTTTATCGGTTGCTTCTTAGGCGCCTTTCTCTGGACAAAGCGGCATAAGCAGGATTTCTTTGCATGGGCGGATACCGCAGCGGCGGGAATACCGCTCGGATACACCTTCGGCAGAATAGGTAACTTTTTCAACGGCGAACTGTACGGGCGCATTACGGCGAGTCCTATCGGCATGATCTTTCCGTCGGTGCCGCTGCACGACTGCTTTCCCGTCAAAGAAGAATGGGTACGGGAGTTCGCAGCCAAAGCAGGCGTCGCCATACAGGAAGGTGCGCAATATGTCAATTTACCCCGCCATCCGAGTCAGCTGTACGAGGCGCTTTTTGAAGGAGTTCTCCTTTGGGTTGTAGTATGGCTGGTACGCAATAAGAAACCGTTTAACGGCTTTTTATTTTGCTTCTATACAATCGGCTATGGGTTTGTCCGTTTCTTTATCGAATACTTCCGCCAGCCCGATTATGAATTGGGGTTCCGGATTGCCGCCGCTGCGGACAAAGCGAATATTTATATCTTTAACTCGTTTAAAAATATTTCTACCGGACAGATATTTTGTTTTATGATGATTGCAGGCGGCCTTATCGGTATCGCTCTTTTAGCCCGCTATAACCGGAAAAGGAAGCGTGGATAA
- a CDS encoding YibE/F family protein — MQQKIKQSFIFFIFTAILTIQLPLFAETDTDSKDAGLRSYYDTQLNMPKNQVVKARVIEIVYDDLAESRPDVPIESDFRYQHLKIKILTGKHRGEVYTVRNTIELAIPYRLIFRLHEKMILQLDEDETGKIINLKIYERARDTKVYALIVIFAAALILVGKKNGLKALITLAITVGLIFGIFLPCIIRGMNPILLALAVCSFATVITLLIISGNNKKTYTAIMGTIGGVIIAGIFAFIAGKLLALTGLGNEDAQMLAFIPQHRRIDYQGLLFAGIMIGALGAVMDVAMSISSAMWEIVSVSPDISKKQLIKSGMNIGRDIIGSMSNTLILAYVSTSIPVLLLFILFPNGFTEIINLELLASEVLRAVAGSIGLICTIPITVQLVGRLHHKP, encoded by the coding sequence ATGCAGCAGAAAATCAAACAGTCTTTTATTTTTTTTATTTTTACAGCTATCCTTACAATACAGCTTCCCTTATTTGCAGAGACAGACACTGATTCAAAAGATGCAGGACTGCGATCTTATTACGACACGCAGCTTAATATGCCTAAGAACCAAGTGGTAAAAGCGCGCGTTATCGAAATCGTATACGATGACCTTGCGGAAAGCAGGCCGGATGTTCCGATTGAATCCGACTTCCGGTATCAGCATTTAAAAATAAAAATTTTAACCGGTAAACATAGGGGCGAAGTGTATACTGTCCGGAATACGATTGAACTGGCAATTCCGTATCGGCTTATTTTCCGTCTCCATGAAAAAATGATCTTGCAGTTGGATGAAGATGAAACGGGAAAAATCATCAACTTAAAAATCTATGAACGCGCACGGGACACCAAAGTGTATGCGCTCATTGTCATATTTGCGGCGGCGCTTATTCTCGTCGGCAAAAAAAACGGACTAAAAGCTCTGATCACACTCGCTATTACCGTAGGACTTATCTTTGGGATATTTCTCCCCTGCATTATACGGGGCATGAACCCCATCCTATTGGCGCTTGCCGTATGCAGTTTTGCTACAGTCATTACACTGCTGATCATCAGCGGAAATAATAAGAAAACCTATACGGCCATTATGGGCACCATCGGCGGTGTTATCATCGCGGGTATATTCGCATTTATTGCCGGTAAGCTACTCGCGCTGACGGGGCTGGGAAACGAGGATGCGCAAATGCTCGCGTTTATACCGCAGCATCGCAGGATAGACTATCAGGGCTTACTGTTCGCAGGTATTATGATCGGCGCACTCGGTGCGGTGATGGATGTCGCAATGTCCATTTCTTCTGCAATGTGGGAAATTGTTTCCGTAAGCCCCGACATATCAAAAAAACAGCTGATAAAATCGGGCATGAACATCGGCCGCGATATTATCGGTTCGATGTCGAACACACTCATCCTAGCGTACGTCAGCACTTCCATTCCGGTATTGCTGCTGTTTATCTTATTTCCCAACGGATTTACCGAAATTATCAACCTTGAACTTTTAGCATCGGAAGTGCTGCGCGCAGTGGCGGGAAGCATCGGCCTTATCTGCACCATTCCGATTACCGTGCAACTTGTTGGGAGATTGCATCATAAACCGTGA
- a CDS encoding RecQ family ATP-dependent DNA helicase, which translates to MEKNDELLMRAHAVLKTRFGYNEFRPMQKEVIASVLSGRDTLAVMPTGGGKSLCYQIPALLFSGITLVVSPLISLMQDQVASLVGNGVSALFLNSSLEWDEYLDAVQRIKSGSVKLVYLSPEALAAERTQSILHDASVPVSCITIDEAHCISEWGHDFRPGYLEISNVRAQFSGAVCLALTATATAQVRADITVNLRMQAPEVFIAGFNRPNIFLEVRPKKNALREVIACIEKHSGESGIIYCFSRNQVDTLTEKLKDSGYSALNYHAGLSDEERRDHQQQFIRDKVRIMVATVAFGMGIDKPNVRFVIHYDLPKSLEEYYQEIGRAGRDGLASHALLLYSAGDARKIRSFFSDVADSANSERLLQAMLRFASARTCRRHVLLSYFGERFVPAAADGKAEHADGQMGTAGQEDSYGQISKFPCCDVCSSPLSPMQDVTIPAQKFMSCIYRTQSRFGLLYIVDVLLGSKQKRILENGHDKLSTWGIGKELSKEDWFTLSDALIDAGLIEKTGDYNVLSITEIGKQTLTSRAKIELPVELIGGRALKHDEAKKHAVGSKQNNTAHNKGEYKRGEIVRSLNEEDAALYESIKEWRRHAAEAENVPPYVIFGDRTLEDLILKKPRTARELLNVFGIGEIKAEKFGSAFLRLVEDAGR; encoded by the coding sequence ATGGAAAAAAATGATGAGCTGCTGATGCGTGCGCATGCGGTGCTTAAAACAAGGTTCGGTTACAATGAATTCCGTCCGATGCAAAAGGAAGTGATTGCGTCCGTGCTGTCGGGGCGCGATACGCTTGCGGTTATGCCGACCGGAGGCGGAAAGTCTTTGTGCTATCAAATCCCGGCGCTTTTGTTCAGCGGTATTACGCTTGTCGTTTCTCCGCTGATTTCGCTCATGCAGGATCAAGTTGCGTCCCTTGTGGGAAACGGGGTGAGCGCGCTTTTTTTGAATAGCTCGCTTGAATGGGATGAATACCTCGATGCGGTGCAGCGTATCAAGTCGGGGAGCGTTAAGCTGGTGTATCTTTCCCCGGAAGCGCTTGCGGCGGAGCGTACGCAGTCTATCTTGCATGACGCATCTGTGCCGGTTAGCTGTATTACCATTGACGAAGCGCACTGCATCAGCGAGTGGGGGCACGACTTCCGACCCGGCTACTTGGAAATTTCGAATGTCCGCGCGCAGTTTAGTGGTGCGGTGTGTCTTGCGCTTACGGCGACTGCGACGGCACAGGTGAGAGCCGACATTACGGTGAACCTCCGGATGCAAGCACCGGAAGTTTTTATCGCAGGGTTTAACCGTCCGAATATTTTCCTTGAAGTGCGCCCCAAGAAGAATGCATTGCGTGAGGTCATCGCCTGTATCGAAAAACACAGCGGCGAAAGCGGCATCATTTATTGTTTTTCCCGCAATCAGGTAGACACGCTCACCGAAAAGCTCAAGGACTCCGGCTATTCGGCGCTCAATTATCACGCGGGGCTTTCCGACGAGGAACGGAGAGATCACCAGCAGCAATTTATCCGCGACAAGGTACGGATTATGGTTGCGACGGTTGCATTCGGTATGGGGATCGATAAACCGAACGTCCGCTTTGTTATCCATTATGATTTACCCAAGTCGCTTGAAGAGTATTATCAGGAGATAGGACGGGCGGGACGAGATGGGCTTGCGTCTCACGCCCTGCTTTTGTACAGCGCAGGCGATGCGCGTAAGATTCGCTCATTTTTCAGCGATGTGGCGGACAGCGCCAATTCCGAACGGCTGTTGCAGGCGATGCTGAGGTTTGCCTCCGCACGGACATGCCGTCGTCATGTTCTGCTGTCATATTTCGGAGAACGGTTTGTCCCGGCGGCAGCTGACGGGAAAGCCGAACACGCTGACGGGCAGATGGGTACTGCCGGACAGGAAGACTCTTATGGACAAATCAGCAAGTTTCCGTGCTGCGATGTGTGTTCCAGCCCGCTGTCTCCAATGCAGGACGTTACCATACCTGCGCAAAAGTTTATGAGCTGCATATATCGCACGCAATCACGGTTCGGGCTTTTGTATATCGTCGATGTGCTGCTCGGTTCAAAGCAAAAACGGATTCTCGAAAACGGGCATGATAAACTTTCAACGTGGGGAATCGGAAAAGAGCTTTCAAAAGAGGATTGGTTTACACTTTCCGATGCGCTCATCGATGCGGGGCTTATCGAAAAAACCGGTGACTACAATGTGCTCAGCATAACCGAAATCGGAAAACAAACGCTTACGTCTCGCGCAAAAATCGAACTTCCAGTCGAGCTTATCGGGGGGCGTGCTTTGAAGCACGATGAAGCTAAAAAACACGCTGTCGGTTCTAAGCAGAATAATACTGCACATAACAAAGGCGAATATAAACGAGGTGAAATTGTACGTTCCTTGAATGAGGAAGATGCGGCGTTATATGAATCGATAAAAGAATGGCGCAGACACGCTGCCGAAGCTGAAAACGTCCCGCCGTATGTTATATTCGGGGACAGAACCCTCGAAGACCTCATACTCAAAAAGCCGCGTACGGCGCGTGAACTGCTGAACGTATTCGGTATCGGCGAAATAAAAGCGGAAAAATTCGGCTCGGCGTTTTTACGGCTTGTGGAAGATGCGGGAAGGTAA
- a CDS encoding FapA family protein, whose translation MKWTIKQNAGNKKWYFSVSDVENAENCVFPSYEEIAAQAQKQGLPAENLINARQFERYFDKVLYGKTLPLPLEIELDSSFDTRLIIESDKTKATLYIRKAKDTPRNIDKKLITTMLNNSGIKNLDFKALDEKINDFIESPEREIELVIAEGTLPGRGKDRALIPHITKLGEEADLLLRKKLLHAVENAREQPQMIYDKDFPLSEAQSLSVVTKHDLLFEFSKSEPGASGADIYGNAIQGLPGNDPFVLDLRNIVQTNDELKAGCNGILLSAESPDGLKLRIIPYKDATVKAVISDDKMEASLILESGRGAGTRLSLSRLRKALDEVNLPPDRYNDKILRAAIYEARLSSAPVEFTVSRGIPPVAPHSYQFDWKVDFGHSNTVSVKRGETLLETLFRETGEKGSDVFGNTIEINKAALLKLPQTDNTIRIIKQGKKISFVAAVHGELIKTGERLKILNSKIIDTDVNKETGDIIFAGDVIINGDIDTDRSVKAGGCLTVNGDAGVSLVYTKESLLMNGGIRGEHRGTVWAKNTMALHFAETARLFAGGNIYINEYSFRCVVKTNGELIMNGEPGSFIGGNAHAARGINVRNLGDYKTVRTIISFGQDYLIKDKIEVYEKQTQENLLEIARIEAELSDTETPADRIQELREQKVILLKSNTALGIKIFKLKENFESHIPSEIKITGTVYPGVILESHGRYYEVREPASHVIFTFDSKQGRIVCKQIEDKIELTAE comes from the coding sequence ATGAAATGGACGATAAAACAAAACGCGGGCAATAAAAAGTGGTACTTTTCCGTTAGCGACGTAGAAAATGCGGAGAACTGCGTATTCCCGAGCTATGAAGAAATCGCAGCGCAGGCTCAAAAACAAGGACTCCCTGCCGAAAACCTCATCAATGCGCGGCAATTTGAACGTTATTTTGATAAGGTCTTATATGGCAAGACATTGCCGCTCCCGCTCGAAATCGAACTTGATTCGTCCTTTGACACACGGCTGATTATTGAATCGGATAAAACCAAGGCAACCCTGTATATCCGGAAGGCAAAAGATACACCGCGCAATATCGATAAAAAGCTTATCACCACAATGCTGAACAACAGCGGCATAAAAAACCTCGATTTTAAAGCGCTGGACGAGAAAATAAACGACTTTATCGAATCACCTGAGCGGGAAATAGAGCTTGTTATTGCAGAAGGCACGCTGCCCGGCCGCGGGAAAGACAGGGCGCTTATTCCGCATATTACGAAACTGGGAGAAGAAGCAGACCTCCTGCTGCGTAAAAAGCTACTCCATGCCGTAGAAAACGCTCGCGAGCAGCCGCAGATGATATACGACAAAGATTTTCCGCTTTCCGAAGCGCAGTCTCTTTCGGTTGTTACAAAACACGATTTATTGTTTGAATTTTCAAAATCGGAACCGGGAGCAAGCGGAGCGGATATTTACGGAAACGCCATTCAGGGCTTACCGGGGAACGACCCCTTTGTGCTCGATTTGCGTAACATCGTACAAACCAACGACGAATTAAAGGCTGGGTGCAACGGTATCCTATTATCGGCGGAAAGTCCGGACGGGCTCAAGCTGCGCATTATTCCTTATAAAGACGCAACGGTTAAAGCCGTTATCAGCGACGATAAAATGGAAGCGTCCCTTATCCTCGAATCGGGAAGAGGCGCAGGTACCCGCCTTTCGCTTTCCCGATTACGAAAGGCCTTGGACGAAGTAAACCTGCCTCCCGACCGGTATAACGACAAGATACTGCGGGCAGCCATTTACGAAGCGCGCCTTTCTTCCGCACCGGTTGAATTTACCGTCAGCAGGGGTATACCACCGGTTGCCCCGCATTCGTATCAATTCGACTGGAAGGTGGACTTCGGCCATTCAAACACAGTTTCGGTAAAACGGGGAGAAACTCTCCTCGAAACGCTCTTTCGGGAAACGGGCGAAAAAGGTTCCGACGTATTCGGAAATACAATAGAAATCAATAAGGCGGCACTGTTAAAACTGCCGCAAACCGATAACACAATCCGCATTATCAAACAAGGAAAAAAAATCTCGTTCGTGGCAGCCGTACACGGAGAATTGATAAAAACCGGAGAAAGGCTCAAGATACTTAATTCAAAGATTATCGATACCGATGTGAATAAAGAAACCGGCGATATCATCTTTGCCGGCGATGTGATTATCAATGGAGACATCGACACCGACCGTAGCGTAAAAGCGGGCGGCTGTTTAACCGTCAACGGAGATGCGGGCGTATCGTTAGTATATACGAAGGAATCGCTTCTAATGAACGGCGGCATACGCGGAGAACACCGCGGTACGGTATGGGCAAAGAACACCATGGCGCTCCACTTTGCCGAAACGGCACGGCTGTTTGCAGGAGGGAATATTTATATCAATGAATACAGCTTCCGCTGCGTTGTTAAAACAAACGGCGAGCTGATTATGAACGGAGAACCGGGCAGCTTTATCGGCGGAAATGCCCATGCCGCCCGCGGAATCAACGTGCGCAATTTAGGCGACTATAAAACCGTCCGCACGATTATCTCTTTCGGACAGGACTATCTGATAAAAGATAAAATAGAGGTATACGAAAAACAAACGCAGGAAAATCTGCTGGAAATTGCGCGCATAGAAGCGGAGTTAAGCGATACGGAAACACCTGCCGACCGCATCCAAGAACTGCGGGAACAAAAAGTCATATTGCTGAAATCAAATACGGCGCTCGGCATAAAAATTTTTAAGCTGAAAGAAAATTTTGAATCGCATATTCCCTCGGAGATAAAAATAACCGGCACCGTGTATCCGGGAGTTATTTTGGAAAGCCACGGCCGGTATTACGAAGTACGCGAGCCGGCTTCTCATGTCATATTTACCTTTGATTCAAAACAGGGCAGAATAGTCTGCAAGCAAATTGAAGATAAAATAGAACTTACGGCGGAATAA